tctgacatttacctcaataactcaaaatttacaaaaaaaatgcaatacctgcatttacaatacagataaaataagcccctatgtcaatttgtgacatattAGCGCATACACactctaaaaaaaaatttaattaaaatactCAGTAGTAATCAAATttgaaaaacgttttttttcaCTCCTTCAAaccaaaaataacaatattcattgtcatattttttttttttttgcaaactgtTCTGTTGACACTTCCGCGTGTAGTCACGAGTCGTGCGTGTCGAATTAAAGTATATGCACGTCAAGTACCACGAGTAAATCTTCGCAGCGTGAACGTGTTGAAggtatactcagcgtcactgaaaagttaccaccctaatggcccttatattttaaaaatcgcattggactgtgATAAAAGCATAatacgactacatttttgacgcaactgagacgtcactggtgtaaagatttgtcaaatttgattaactccatttgaggcacgggacTTTTTCTAGCAATGTCGAAATGTTCGAAAATTCTATCGcgaatcattcatcgcacttgaaagtaaGTCggcagactaaaaggaatacgttaaaaaagcagaatatccttgctaagaatctAAATTGCTGATAACTGATTGAATTTAAGTATGAATAAAATCAGTAACTGCTGATTCATCACAATACCGTTAGAATTTGCTTGTCATGTATAGGGGAACATGTTCCCCGAACATTTCATCTGATTAAAGATTGTCATGAAATATCatcttcattttattattattgtgatattatttcattttatttaacaatattaataaaatctaaaattgaATTAATGTAAATTTACGAAATAAGAATGAAATCGTCGTTCCTTTTTACCTGGGGTAGGGAAAGTTCCATGGTATATAGAGCGAACTTTACTGATGACCCCCTTTATTCTTTTACGGAATCGATAGCAATTGAAATTATGTACGCTTTTTCAaatagcgattgaaattttgtacgccttttcaaatttatttttaaaccttgcaattttctaaatatagGCATTAGATGCGAAAATTCGAGTTAAACTTTGCATGACGGGAGTGTTATCCGACCCGGTAAATTCCACGAGAGTCGAATCTAGATACTGTAATAATGACcctatttattatatacctccaccatTTTGTTTGTCGTCAAACGGAATCGTCAATGTTTTAATAATTGAtgaatgttaaaatagaactgagtgtaGTTTATATGTGAGCTATTGATTGAACATTGTCAGGTcgtgcatattaaatgaaagtagttcgGCAAAATGCAATGCAACAGGTACAATATGGATCTTTTTTCTTTCAGCtcgtatttacttgtaaaataaaagccgtagttttgacagaatttatataggtatataataaagttgATCATCAAGCTCGTCtttgattaaaacaaatatatttcatgcTTAAACGTCTACTAGTTGTTTCTGTTGACTCTACGTCAGTTGTACGTGTTAAACGTTCATAAATCATTTGCCTCCGTTGTGACGTCGAAATAAAGTTTACAAACTGTATAccatcaatttcttttttacacaaatttaaaaatatttcttttgcaaTGCTTTTGTTGTGTATTTAAACGCTACTTAAGAATCTTGTGAAGTAtatcattttgcgctctgctgtaAAAACGACATTAGTGGATTTACAGAACAATagagaatttaaaaaaatatctgatgGGAATTTTTAACTGTAATTTGTGAACATTTCGTGACAGTCCGTTGTAAAAATGGTAGGTGGTGCATTTTATCTTAAGACGggaattatgaaataaaataaaaaaatctaaaaagcaAAATTTCTTTAATGTGCGTTAGTTTTCTTCTCCTCCGTTAATACTTTAATATCGAAGGGGTAACGACAATAGTACTTAAGAAATAATCATATATACATTTCTGATAGGGATTTTACCCTGTGTAATTGGAATCtttgttctttaaataaatcCCTAACAGAATAtaagagaactgaaaaaatgttataaagtgTTACTTAAATGTAATGAACAactttaaaatggtgtaaaacAAACACAGTGAATATTCCATTTAAATGCATGCGTCAGCGTAAagacaattatataaatatgccTGCCTAAAGATTAAACACATGTTTGTCGCCAGTGTCGACGTAGCCCAGTCGGCATACATTCATTTTGTAGAGTTAGTTCGAACTCAATCTAGATAGACAAATGAAAACAAGCATGAATATACTAGATATTTATTACTCAAAATGCATAATGTTACCGCAGTAACATGTTAACATGCACTGCAATGAAGCGTTACACATCAGCATTGGAGATTTAGTGACGGGTGACAAGTTAGTAATTGTTAATGATGAATAAAAGACATAAGGACAAAGGTTTGAGAAAATACTTGGCTGACATATAGGGAAAGTATTAGGTTAAAGCGGTTATACATGATGTTAGACTACTGGTTTATCATTGATGGTTACACGTCGATATAGAAACAAAAATCAGTTAAGTAGATATACTGTTAAAATGGCGTCCTAtgacatatataattataaatttcaGCCTAATGActgattgatatatatataaatacaacttaataagtaatatTTTGACTAACAgctttcaaatattgaaaatggtTAAATAAGTGATATAGAATGGGAAATCTTTAAAAAGGGTTTTGGGTTTGAAACCAATTTAATAGGGAAATGCCTCTTTAAAATTGTATGTTTGTATCACGTCTCGTTGTCACTTCCAGGAACAAAAAATGTATTGGAATTATTCTGCTACTTGCGTTAGCAACATCTTGTTTATGGACATCTTCAACTACAATTTCAACACAGATATCGGTAAAAAATGCATTCAACGACAATGAACTTGGAAATAAATCGAGTAAACAgggagaaaaaataaaaagaattgctTACTTAAAAGTGCCTAAGACTGGTTCAACCACACTTGCATGCATCTTCATCAGGTTTGGAATTCGGAATAATCTTTCAGTGTTTCtctcaaagaaaagttttgtaaGTGAATATAACAAAACGCTTTTattgaaacgaaaaaaaaagtttgacatTTTTGCTACACACACATTGTATAATTATACTTTTTTCACTCATATCGTCAGAAATCCTTCAATAATCGGAAGCATTCGAGAACCAAGCCAGAGGATTATCAGCAATGCTTTCTTTGCACCTAGTTACACGGCAATGAAAAGAGACTTCGGGCATTCTGCACAGAGATTTATCGATGAAATAGTAAGGAATACGTCCAACTATCAACTTCACAATGTAATGTCTAGATACTTTGGGATGAACAGTGAAGCAATGAACTATCGTCAGatgcaaaatatcttaactaCATTGAACTCAGAATTCTTACTAGTAATTGTTAATGAAAGGTTTAACGAATCTCTTATTCTTTTAAAACGACTTCTTAACTGGTCATTTGCCGATATAACTTACGCACCGAAAAGGCTGAATCATCACGGCAAAGTGTTTCTCAACAAATTCCAGATAGATCACCTTAAATCTACAAACAAGTTAGAatataaaatttatgaatatttttccaATGAGCTTAACAGAAAGATAAGAAAAGCAGGTACAGACTTCTTAGGAGAAGTTCGTTATTTCGAgcacattttaaatgaaataaattctttttgcCAAAACCCGTCTAATTACGATAACGCATACATTTTCCCTCCATCGAGATGGGGTAAAGGCTTTTCGATTAACCTGGAAGAATGCTATATGattttttacatggatgatacaAGATTTAAAAATCAGTCAAAACAATTTGGCATCGACTTAATCGTGtagtttttattatatacatactaatgaaatactggaaaataccgatgaaatataattcatattttcactgtatttatttttccttgcagtgaaacatattttttctatatttttaccgcagtgaaacatattttctatattttcactagTATTCCGGAAGTACTTTGGTATTCTtgggcactggcaccagaccagaaataaAATGCTTTTTACATGTTATACTCTAACCCtatgtattctataagaaccattgtcatgaacgggaaagtgcactaacctgTTTTAATCGAACATTTcttacctaaaacgcgcagtttggTGAATGGATATCAATCATATTGAGCAAGCCGTAATTTATCTCCCATCaggcaccagtcacattgtctcatatttcatattgcagagatactacacatattttatgctttcgttaacgttacagaaaaaatccTTGTGTGAACTTCCTCAATAAACATCCAGTCtggaggtcacagcagtgtgcacatgttacgcgaaatgtaaactaacaaaactagaatacaaaatattcacagttttacaataaaactcgaaatgatgaatgaaattcatctt
The Mercenaria mercenaria strain notata chromosome 10, MADL_Memer_1, whole genome shotgun sequence genome window above contains:
- the LOC123559842 gene encoding galactose-3-O-sulfotransferase 2-like: MRTTTRNKKCIGIILLLALATSCLWTSSTTISTQISVKNAFNDNELGNKSSKQGEKIKRIAYLKVPKTGSTTLACIFIRFGIRNNLSVFLSKKSFVSEYNKTLLLKRKKKFDIFATHTLYNYTFFTHIVRNPSIIGSIREPSQRIISNAFFAPSYTAMKRDFGHSAQRFIDEIVRNTSNYQLHNVMSRYFGMNSEAMNYRQMQNILTTLNSEFLLVIVNERFNESLILLKRLLNWSFADITYAPKRLNHHGKVFLNKFQIDHLKSTNKLEYKIYEYFSNELNRKIRKAGTDFLGEVRYFEHILNEINSFCQNPSNYDNAYIFPPSRWGKGFSINLEECYMIFYMDDTRFKNQSKQFGIDLIV